A region from the Eleginops maclovinus isolate JMC-PN-2008 ecotype Puerto Natales chromosome 17, JC_Emac_rtc_rv5, whole genome shotgun sequence genome encodes:
- the gpr85 gene encoding probable G protein-coupled receptor 85 translates to MIPPPSMANYSHAGDHTILQNVSPLATFLKLTSLGFIIGVGVVGNLLISILLVKDKSLHRAPYYFLLDLCASDILRSAICFPFVFTSVKNGSAWTYGTLTCKVIAFLGVLSCFHTAFMLFCVSVTRYLAIAHHRFYTKRLTFWTCLAVICMVWTLSVAMAFPPVLDVGTYSFIREEDQCTFQHRSFRANDSLGFMLLLALILLATQLVYLKLIFFVHDRRKMKPVQFVPAVSQNWTFHGPGASGQAAANWLAGFGRGPTPPTLLGIRQNSNAAGRRRLLVLDEFKTEKRISRMFYIMTFFFLALWGPYLVACYWRVFARGPVVPGGYLTAAVWMSFAQAGVNPFICIFSNRELRRCFSTTLLYCRKSRLPREPYCVI, encoded by the coding sequence ATGATCCCTCCTCCATCTATGGCGAACTATAGCCATGCAGGGGACCACACCATCTTGCAGAATGTCTCTCCTCTCGCCACGTTCCTCAAACTGACCTCTCTGGGTTTCATCATTGGAGTCGGTGTGGTTGGAAACCTCCTGATCTCCATCCTGCTGGTCAAAGACAAGAGCCTGCACCGAGCGCCCTACTATTTCCTGCTGGACCTGTGCGCCTCTGACATCCTGCGCTCCGCCATCTGCTTCCCCTTTGTCTTCACCTCGGTCAAGAATGGATCGGCCTGGACCTACGGCACGCTGACCTGCAAAGTGATCGCCTTCCTGGGTGTCCTTTCCTGTTTCCACACAGCGTTTATGCTATTCTGTGTCAGTGTCACACGCTACCTTGCCATCGCCCACCACCGTTTCTACACCAAGAGGCTGACCTTCTGGACCTGTCTGGCTGTCATCTGCATGGTGTGGACGTTGTCAGTGGCTATGGCGTTCCCGCCGGTGCTAGATGTAGGGACATACTCTTTTATCCGAGAGGAGGACCAGTGCACGTTCCAGCACCGTTCCTTCAGGGCGAACGACTCGCTGGGCTTCATGCTCCTGCTGGCGCTCATTCTCCTGGCCACACAGCTGGTTTACCTCAAGCTCATCTTCTTCGTGCATGACCGTCGGAAGATGAAGCCTGTCCAGTTCGTGCCTGCTGTCAGCCAGAACTGGACCTTCCACGGACCAGGCGCCAGCGGGCAGGCGGCGGCCAACTGGCTGGCCGGATTCGGTCGAGGCCCCACCCCGCCTACCCTGCTGGGCATCCGGCAGAACAGCAACGCAGCGGGCCGCAGGCGTCTACTGGTATTGGATGAATTCAAAACAGAGAAGAGGATTAGTAGGATGTTCTACATCATGACGTTTTTCTTCCTGGCACTGTGGGGGCCCTATCTGGTCGCCTGCTACTGGCGGGTGTTTGCAAGGGGCCCTGTGGTCCCCGGTGGCTACCTGACAGCGGCCGTGTGGATGAGCTTTGCCCAGGCTGGGGTCAATCCGTTCATCTGTATCTTCTCCAACAGGGAGCTCCGGCGCTGCTTCAGCACCACACTCCTCTACTGCAGAAAATCCAGGTTACCAAGGGAACCCTACTGCGTTATATGA